A window of Ranitomeya variabilis isolate aRanVar5 chromosome 2, aRanVar5.hap1, whole genome shotgun sequence contains these coding sequences:
- the LOC143804424 gene encoding uncharacterized protein LOC143804424: protein MALWCRFLSLHCPISQQSIVVVLMFYCMWHCFECDFLLIFSLQSKLARMTSESESEHRQSARGSAASSSEGEGTQREQGDRCQDGSSGRQVSQRDHRESIDVELLISSIQERGPLWDSRDPRHMDQVVSRRLWAEVAKSLWDGFDSASAKDKGTFMTKLRTRWRSMKDRFNKGLRAEEEQSRSGAAAAKSVPYKYNRQLQFLRPILGRRQTHSSTLQRAPPCEAELHGSPSEPSQPSHSDSRPAPPSSGEPAAGTSGFPLPEASGAPSFGNSRQRQRASDRSVMPEFLHLGTVFQNGFKALRDEMSSMGRRLEILEAELTNPAKHFLSTIAKGMVENLTPELQISVMQDCHNSYVRALQQSRVAQSATLPVVPSLASVTPTTAAESLQPPHPGPSAGRRHHSHHTSVRPTPAPARPSSSRRSASGGDAAEGREKKKRKHKRRHTDTHPEAQVLAAPGHTPSRRGSSHSRSSQGQPSQKRRRLVLPPPSSTDEAVSPVYPAGGLDLPSSLLQYGGSSSSTTPTLRSRTRSYRSPLVADVDPPSDVDTP, encoded by the exons atggcgttgtggtgtcgctttttgagtttgcattgtcctatcagtcaacagtcaattgtggttgttttaatgttttattgtatgtggcattgctttgaatgtgattttttgctcattttttcattgcagagcaaacttgcaagaatgacgagtgagtcagagtctgaacataggcaatcggcgagggggagtgcg gcttcttcaagtgagggggaaggcacacagcgggagcagggagatcggtgccaagatgggtcgtcaggccggcaa gtttcacaacgggaccacagggagagtatcgatgtggagctcctgatctccagcatccaggagcgtggcccgttgtgggacagccgtgacccccggcacatggaccaggtggtttctaggcgtttgtgggcagaggtggcaaagtcgctgtgggatggctttgacagtgcctccgccaaggacaaaggcaccttta tgacaaagttgaggaccagatggcgatccatgaaggaccgtttcaataaggggctgcgtgctgaggaggagcaatcgaggagtggtgctgctgcggccaagtcggttCCATATAAATACAACCGACAATTACAGTTCCTAAGAccaatccttggccgccgaca gacacacagcagcaccctccagcgagctcccccctgtgaagcggaacttcatggatcgccatctgagccgtcacagccatcccacagcgacagcaggcctgcaccaccatcatctggagaaccggctgccggtacgtcaggttttcccctgcccgaggcctctggcgcaccttcgttcgggaattcccgacagcgccagcgggcctcggacaggtcagtcatgcctgaatttttgcacttgggcacggtgttccagaacggtttcaaggcgttgagagatgaaatgtccagtatgggacggcgccttgaaatcctggaagccgagctcacaaatccggcaaaacattttttaagcacaattgctaagggcatggtggaaaaccttacgccggaactccagatttcggtgatgcaggactgccacaattcttacgtgagggctctgcagcagtctcgggtcgcgcagtcagcgacactgcccgtagtgccgtcgctggctagcgtgactccgactactgctgcagagtcactccagccaccccaccctggtccaagtgccgggcgacgccaccacagccaccataccagtgtgcggcccactcctgctcctgccaggccctcatcctcccgtaggagtgcttctgggggagatgccgccgaaggcagggaaaaaaaaaaaagaaaacataagaggaggcacacagacacacacccagaggcacaggttctggctgctccaggacacacaccatctcgtcgtggctctagccacagcaggagcagccagggccaaccaagccaaaaaagaaggcggcttgtgttgcctcctccctcctccactgacgaggcggtctccccagtgtaccctgcggggggtttggacctgccCTCAAGCCTCCTTCAGtatggcggctcctcctcctctaccactcCCACTCTCAGGTCCAGAACTCGAAGCTACCGGTCACCGCTGGTAGCGGATGTTGATCCCCCCTCGGATGTTGATACCCCCTAA